The nucleotide window CATCGTCTCAGGTCAGATGCTTCCTTTAGCTTCCACAGATAAACTGGTTTGATTTACCTGAGAGTTgatttttaaagctttaaatgaTGTTTCCTGTATTTCCAACAGTCTTATTGTTTGTGTGAGATGTGAACAGCTTGAGCTTCATACCTGCTGCTCTGTAGTCTGCAGGGCTGCTCAGCTGGCTGATGGCGTCAGGAAGCTCCACGTGCTGCAGCTGCAACTTTCTCTCCATGTTCAGTCGGGCTGAGCTCAGATTACTGACAAACTGATCCACCGAGGACAGGAAGGACCGGACGTGTGGACACGAGGCGCCGTCCTGCACAGAGCCCCACGACTGGGcacagggtcaaaggtcagcaataacaacaaaggttaatgtgttttcctgtttcacttTTTACCTCATTCACAGCCAAAAGCATCAGGAGGAGCACTGCACACAAATAAGACTTTTCATGGATCATTATGTAACAGCTGCTCTACAGTCAAAGCCCACAAAGAGAAACCAGCAGGTACAGATGAGCCCAAGGtgtggcctccagtaacactgtgaggaaccttggagtcatgtttgaccagcacatgtccttcaacacacatattaaacaaacatgtaagactgcgttcttccatttgtgcaacatctctaaagttagaaatatcctgtctcagagtgacgctgaaaaactagttcatgcatttattacttccaggctggacgactgtaattcattattatcaggaagtccaaaaaactccctgaaaagccttcagctgatccaaaatgctgcagcaagagtcctgacagggactagaaagagagagcagatttctcttACACTGGCTTCTCTTCACAGGATTGACCCCtcatggctgcccctccctgcccctttctttgctttcagtctcttcctgtttaaagagagttcttccttcccaccatCAACAAAGTCTTCATATATGGCGTCATGTGATCACTGGAAGCTTAAAACATCTCCCTTTTTGTGCTCAGTGAAAGCCTGAATGGATGGAGGTGTTTTACCTGCTGCGACCTGAGAGCAGGTAACATGATGTGAGTCAGCAGAGTTTCCAGACTGTTCAGGACGCCGCCGCCGCAGTCCAACACGCCAAAGTTCACTTCCTGGAAACATCAGGTTGCACGAGAAGATCAGAATGATTGGCTGCATCCACGTCACAGTCAACCAATGAGGTCTGTGCGGTTTGTTAAATGTGCAGGTGAGGAGGTGACCCAGACCAGTTACTGACCTGCTGCACGTTAGCGGTGGTTATGGCCTTCTCAGTGGTTCTCAGGAAGAACAGACATTTCCCCAGTAAAGGCTGGAAATACAGAACGTGATGGAGTTCAGATTCCTTTAACGTGACGCAGACAGAGCACTTCCTCTGCACTCTGTCACCAAAGTTCACCATGCAAAGGAAAACCTTTCATGGGCTTTAAAGACGGGGTGGTTGGAGAGCTCTGCAGGCTGCTCGTTACCAGTAATGGGAGTAACGGCACTACTTTTTCAGTAAAgagtaatctaattactattcctatcgttacaacgccgttacaattactaacaagaaaatgtggggcggtccgttactatttttcaacaaacagacggttgaagctgtgttcagcttacagCAGCTTATATCAGCTGcaggaagtagctgtaagtaatctgggcgctgcagctttaagcagctgtgcGCTCCCGCAGACAGAccatcactttttggcacaacagctggagctcagggggcaaaacaatcgcatgagtgctgctgtttgcctgaggaagaataaaggagTTGTGGTaagacaatcacatgaccacttacagacaaagcaacaaggtgacatataccagtttataaactgtgttgataggccagtaaaaccagagtcatgataaacaatatatacgcgtGTTTGTTCCTCAATAGTTTCATGTTTAGTGTCTAAGGACAGCAgcgagcactctctgcttatgagctgctgtcagacctgcaggtatcaggctgtgatctTCTCCTTTATACTGGACACTAATTATTATTTTGGAGTCGCACAAATAA belongs to Maylandia zebra isolate NMK-2024a unplaced genomic scaffold, Mzebra_GT3a scaffold03, whole genome shotgun sequence and includes:
- the LOC143415791 gene encoding dynein axonemal heavy chain 5-like, yielding MVNFGDRVQRKCSVCVTLKESELHHVLYFQPLLGKCLFFLRTTEKAITTANVQQEVNFGVLDCGGGVLNSLETLLTHIMLPALRSQQSWGSVQDGASCPHVRSFLSSVDQFVSNLSSARLNMERKLQLQHVELPDAISQLSSPADYRAAANNSELVERLEEVSTLWTNQIKQVLTESEQMRKEADDVGPSAELERWKSRTVTFNR